The following are from one region of the Capsicum annuum cultivar UCD-10X-F1 chromosome 1, UCD10Xv1.1, whole genome shotgun sequence genome:
- the LOC124891701 gene encoding GDSL esterase/lipase At1g71691-like, whose protein sequence is VSNVQSVYLPWSFNQFLAQTIKQEIKNLYNAKVRKVVVMGLAPIGCAPYYLWLYSSKNGECVETINDMILEFNFAVRYMVSELNEELVDASVIFCDAFEGSMDIIQNHDRYGFNVTDEACCGLGEYKGWIMCVSPDMACNNASSHIWWDQFHPTDAVNGILADNVWSSLHTPMCYPMNLQDMLAQSTK, encoded by the exons GTATCTAATGTTCAATCTGTTTACCTCCCGTGGAGCTTCAACCAGTTTTTAGCACAGACGATAAAACAGGAGATTAAG AACTTGTACAATGCCAAGGTACGTAAAGTGGTTGTAATGGGACTGGCTCCGATAGGCTGTGCACCTTACTACTTATGGCTATACAGTAGCAAGAATGGGGAGTGTGTCGAAACTATAAATGACATGATATTGGAGTTCAACTTTGCTGTGAGATATATGGTTTCTGAGCTCAATGAGGAGCTTGTTGATGCCAGTGTCATATTCTGTGATGCATTTGAAGGATCTATGGACATAATTCAGAATCATGATCGTTATG GTTTCAATGTTACAGATGAGGCTTGCTGTGGTTTAGGTGAATATAAAGGCTGGATCATGTGTGTTTCCCCTGATATGGCCTGCAATAACGCCTCGAGCCACATCTGGTGGGATCAGTTTCATCCAACTGATGCTGTGAACGGGATCCTTGCTGACAACGTCTGGTCCAGTCTACATACACCTATGTGCTACCCAATGAACTTGCAGGACATGTTAGCTCAAAGCACCAAATAG
- the LOC107855304 gene encoding phosphatidylinositol 4-kinase gamma 4, which yields MSAVDVALSPVQEESIRATRHIYGPLALCTNESIVIYITVAGSVIPMRVLESDSIGEVKLKIQTCKGSVVKMQKLVFGGRELARNESLVRDYGVSNGNVVHMVFKISDLLVITVRTTCGMEFEFPVDRHQDIGYLKRVILKKGKDFGEELKVQELFCNGEKLEDQKLIDDITADAVIHLVVQKFAKLQAKHAERDVELSVIADNWNEKTQSWCVHEGNKPSREFRSFSKKTPDRNFLLEPFGVSPNIELPGYILDMINSACDGLTKGNIPIRSSEGTGGTYFMQDGPGNKYVAIFKPIDEEPLAVNNPQGLPLSTNGEGLKRGTRVGEGAFREVAAFLLDHPRTGHHKLSNCKVGFSGVPPTAMVQCLHNAFHHPDGFEWSSEYIKVGSLQLFKKNEGNCEDMGPGIFPVEEVHKITVFDVRTANADRHAGNILVSREGEEGRIVLTPIDHGYCLPENFEDCTFDWLYWPQARQPYSPETIKYIKSLDAEQDIGLLTFYGLDLSIECARTLRISTMLLKKGVERGLTPFDIGSMMCRETLNKESVIEEIVRDAQDSMLPGMTEAAFLETVYKLLDIKLDEKLTYKPC from the exons ATGTCTGCTGTTGATGTGGCTTTGAGTCCGGTTCAGGAAGAGTCTATCCGGGCTACGAGACATATCTATGGCCCATTGGCGCTTTGCACGAATGAATCAATTGTAATATATATCACTGTGGCTGGTTCTGTGATTCCAATGCGTGTGTTGGAGTCTGATTCGATTGGTGAAGTGAAACTTAAGATTCAAACTTGTAAAGGGTCTGTGGTTAAGATGCAGAAGCTAGTTTTTGGAGGTAGAGAGCTTGCGAGAAATGAATCTTTGGTTAGGGACTATGGAGTCAGTAATGGGAATGTTGTGCATATGGTCTTCAAGATTTCTGATCTCCTTGTTATCACTGTTAGGACCACTTGTGGGATGGAATTTGAATTTCCTGTTGACAGGCATCAAGATATTGGGTATCTTAAGCGTGTCATATTGAAGAAAGGGAAAGACTTTGGCGAGGAGCTTAAGGTTCAAGAGCTTTTCTGTAATGGTGAGAAGCTTGAGGATCAGAAGCTCATTGATGATATTACTGCTGATGCTGTGATTCACTTGGTTGTTCAGAAATTTGCAAAGCTTCAAGCTAAGCATGCCGAGAGGGATGTTGAACTTTCTGTTATTGCAGATAATTGGAATGAGAAGACCCAAAGTTGGTGTGTACATGAAGGAAATAAACCATCCAGGGAGTTCCGGTCCTTCTCCAAGAAGACACCTGACAGAAACTTCTTGTTGGAACCTTTTGGTGTTAGTCCAAATATTGAACTGCCTGGATATATCTTGGACATGATCAACTCTGCGTGCGACGGGTTGACAAAAGGGAATATACCTATCCGATCATCTGAAGGGACTGGAGGAACTTATTTCATGCAGGATGGTCCTGGCAACAAGTATGTTGCTATTTTTAAGCCCATAGATGAGGAACCACTAGCTGTGAATAATCCTCAAGGGCTGCCTTTATCAACCAACGGTGAAGGGTTGAAAAGGGGAACCCGAGTTGGAGAAGGTGCATTCCGGGAGGTTGCAGCTTTTCTACTGGACCATCCAAGGACAGGGCACCATAAATTGTCCAATTGTAAGGTTGGCTTTTCTGGTGTGCCTCCCACTGCTATGGTTCAGTGCTTGCACAACGCATTTCATCATCCTGATGGATTTGAGTGGTCATCCGAATACATTAAAGTTGGTTCACTGCAGCTGTTTAAGAAGAATGAAGGAAATTGTGAAGATATGGGTCCTGGGATATTTCCTGTTGAGGAAGTCCATAAGATTACTGTTTTTGACGTAAGAACAGCCAATGCGGATAGACATGCTGGGAATATTCTTGTGAGCAGGGAAGGGGAAGAAGGACGAATCGTGCTTACGCCAATTGACCATGGCTACTGCTTGCCTGAGAAT TTTGAAGATTGCACCTTTGATTGGCTCTATTGGCCACAAGCCCGTCAACCTTATTCTCCAGAAACTATCAAGTACATCAAATCACTGGATGCCGAACAAGACATTGGCCTTCTTACTTTTTACGGATTGGATTTGTCCATTGAATGTGCTCGTACTCTCCGTATCTCGACCATGCTTCTGAAGAAAGGGGTGGAGAGAGGACTTACTCCCTTTGACATCGGAAGCATGATGTGCAGGGAAACCTTGAACAAGGAATCTGTTATTGAGGAAATCGTTCGTGATGCTCAAGATTCTATGCTTCCTGGCATGACTGAAGCTGCATTTCTTGAAACTGTCTACAAGCTCCTGGATATCAAGCTTGATGAGAAGCTAACATATAAACCTTGCTAA
- the LOC107855306 gene encoding uncharacterized protein LOC107855306, which produces MVKSRKPPSGRTNLASCIVATIFLIFIIIIIFIIYFTIFKPKSPVITVNSIQLPSFSTSNGTVSFTFSIYVSIANPNHDVFSHYDSSLQLLYSGKRVGFMFVPAGKINSGRTQYMAATFSVKAFPLMVNGPESVGGPIVSDGLSGFRVGSNMEVESRLEMVGRVRVLHFFNHHVETKAECRIDISVSDGSVTAFHC; this is translated from the coding sequence ATGGTGAAGTCACGTAAACCACCAAGTGGACGTACAAATTTAGCATCATGCATAGTAGCAACAATATTCTTAATCTTCATTATAATTATAATCTTCATTATCTACTTCACTATATTCAAGCCAAAATCTCCAGTTATCACGGTTAACTCCATTCAGCTCCCAAGTTTTTCTACTTCTAATGGAACTGTTAGCTTCACATTTTCTATATACGTGTCTATCGCAAACCCTAACCACGACGTCTTTTCTCACTACGACAGCTCACTTCAGTTGCTGTATTCGGGTAAAAGGGTCGGGTTTATGTTCGTACCCGCTGGTAAGATTAACTCGGGTCGGACTCAGTATATGGCTGCTACATTTTCGGTTAAGGCTTTTCCTTTGATGGTTAATGGGCCTGAGAGTGTTGGTGGGCCTATAGTGAGTGATGGGCTGAGTGGGTTTCGGGTCGGGTCGAATATGGAAGTGGAGTCCAGATTGGAAATGGTGGGTCGGGTCAGAGTGTTGCATTTTTTTAATCATCATGTTGAGACTAAAGCTGAATGTAGAATTGATATTTCTGTTAGTGATGGATCTGTTACAGCTTTCCACTGTTAA
- the LOC107855324 gene encoding probable inactive receptor kinase At5g16590 yields the protein MPWSPTDITGTELVFFGDHGGYGLEELLRSTAGVLGKGVFGTSYKSELQGKNAVAVKRLKVGCLPEEEFREKIGELGKAVHENLLPVRGYCWHQDEILLVYDYVRMGSLAFRLHGNEGMSKGSITWEVRSSIAYGVARAVEFLHSRGSNFCHGNIRSSNVFLTNSLSGVRLSEFSIARILSPNTKLELVAGYRAPEVTNAYEVSQKSDVYSFGVLLLELLTGKAPLDEFTKNKGVDLPKWIRSMFQEKPIIDVFDTMLPKHNQNTAEQMVQLLQLAVCCTFRYPNKRPSMAAVTKQIRDTCRFH from the exons ATGCCTTGGAGTCCAACAGACATTACAGGCACTGAATTGGTATTTTTTGGTGATCATGGAGGCTATGGATTGGAAGAATTGTTGCGATCGACAGCCGGAGTTTTAGGAAAAGGTGTTTTCGGGACGAGTTACAAGTCGGAGCTGCAAGGGAAAAATGCAGTAGCTGTGAAAAGATTGAAGGTTGGTTGCTTACCTGAGGAAGAGTTCAGAGAAAAAATTGGTGAACTAGGCAAGGCAGTTCATGAAAATTTGCTTCCTGTTAGAGGATATTGTTGGCATCAGGATGAAATTCTTCTTGTATATGATTATGTTAGAATGGGAAGCTTAGCTTTTCGTTTACATG GGAATGAAGGGATGAGCAAAGGTTCAATCACCTGGGAAGTAAGAAGCAGCATTGCATATGGGGTTGCCCGTGCTGTCGAATTTCTCCATTCCCGAGGCTCAAATTTCTGCCATGGAAACATAAGATCATCCAATGTTTTCCTCACCAACTCCTTATCAGGTGTTCGTCTATCTGAGTTTTCCATTGCGCGAATTCTTTCTCCCAATACAAAACTAGAGCTTGTGGCTGGATATCGCGCGCCAGAAGTGACGAATGCTTATGAAGTCTCACAAAAGTCTGATGTCTATAGCTTTGGTGTTCTACTCTTGGAACTATTAACTGGTAAAGCTCCACTAGATGAATTTACCAAGAACAAAGGAGTAGATTTACCTAAGTGGATCCGTTCCATGTTTCAAGAGAAACCGATCATCGATGTTTTTGATACCATGCTGCCTAAACATAACCAGAATACTGCTGAGCAAATGGTCCAGTTGTTACAGCTTGCAGTTTGCTGTACTTTCCGGTATCCAAATAAAAGACCTTCAATGGCTGCAGTGACAAAGCAGATAAGGGATACCTGCAGGTTTCATTGA